A DNA window from Labrus mixtus chromosome 4, fLabMix1.1, whole genome shotgun sequence contains the following coding sequences:
- the znf423 gene encoding zinc finger protein 423 isoform X5 → MSRRKQAKPRSVKAVEEGESSECGGAWDESTVQTDGDDDAAGLSWVPSSPSSKDVASPSQMPDGCCDLGMATGGEEEGGAGLPYPCQFCDKSFSRLSYLKRHEQIHSDKLPFKCTFCSRLFKHKRSRDRHVKLHTDSGDKKYSCQECEAAFSRSDHLKIHLKTHSSSKPFKCSVCKRGFSSTSSLQSHMQAHRKNREHLALRSERDGGKKGAGGDGDLEHDLYMCDYCEETFSLTDELEKHVLTRHPQLSDRADLQCIHCPEIFLDEPSLLTHIETQHANRKHKCPVCSEQFPSVEDVYCHLDSHRQPDSSIHSAASPDPALGSVASMSSATPDSSASLERGSTPDSTLKPGHGSERGRRRGTESVDDIGISLVHQGGVGGGNWGKVTYSCPYCSKRDFHSLAVLEIHLKTIHADKPQQSHTCHLCLETLPTLYNLNEHVRKAHRGSGGSVGTAAATFPLLQFTNVTAFHCNYCPDMFGDINSLQEHIRVSHCLPGGIVAGSTTLEGNHAFFCNQCSMGFLTETSLTEHIQQTHCNSATGGGASSGGAVAKLESPVLQSASQSFMEVYSCPYCTNSPIFGSLLKLTKHIKENHKNIPLANNKRQAKVADLSPASSDVEISSPKRHRLGGDSTPSMGSNGDYPCNQCDLRFASFEGFQAHLKSHLEMLLRRQSCPQCNKEDFESQEALLQHLTVHYTTTSTQYVCESCDKQFSSVDDLQKHLLDMHTFVLYHCTLCQEVFDSKVSIQVHLAVKHSNEKKLFRCTACAWDFRKEADLQLHVKHNHLGQRSGLPGGLGTGLKPRKCIFCGETFGTEVELQCHITTHSKKFTCRFCGKAFHALSLLERHLREKHCIFEGGNITGNGGGTGSSGSQNGTPNGLATSSKRGGGGGGSGGNGGAGGIERATVAAAEQADLQNMLLKSGGVGGGGAGQGGDTVNSHEASGGEEELDNSEPMYACDICGAAYTMESLLQNHRLRDHNIRPGDDDACSRKKKADFIKGNHKCNVCSRTFFSESGLREHAQTHRGPAKHYMCPICGERFPSLLTLTEHKVTHSKSLDTGTCRICKMPLQSEEEFIEHCQMHPDLRNSLTGFRCVVCMQTVTSTLELKIHGTFHMQKLSTGSGLSGTVGGNGIGGGGAGGNGSASSSPNGQLQQHKLYKCAFCLKEFKNKGELVKLDVNGLPYGLCAGCMSRGTNGQSPSQGGAATPGDTQGEKALAGLRCPECGVKFESLEDLESHVQTDHPEVSPETSASGKKAEASPAPKKKTYQCIKCQMTFETEREIQIHVANHMIEEPTCRQEEGINHECKLCNQMFDSPAKLLCHLIEHSFEGMGGTFKCPVCFTVFVQANKLQQHIFAVHGQEDKIYDCSQCPQKFFFQTELQNHTLSQHAQ, encoded by the exons ATGGAGATGATGACGCAGCAGGGCTGTCCTGGGTGCCTTCCTCGCCCTCCAGTAAAGATGTGGCATCGCCCTCGCAGATGCCAGACGGATGCTGTGACCTCGGCATGGCCACCGgcggggaggaggaaggaggcgCCGGTCTGCCGTACCCCTGCCAGTTCTGTGACAAGTCCTTCAG CCGTCTGAGTTACCTGAAGCGCCACGAGCAGATCCACAGCGACAAGCTGCCTTTCAAGTGTACCTTCTGCAGCCGCCTGTTCAAACACAAAAGGAGCAGAGACCGCCATGTCAAACTCCACACA GATTCAGGAGATAAGAAGTATAGTTGTCAGGAGTGTGAAGCTGCCTTCTCTCGCTCTGATCACCTGAAGATCCACTTGAAGACACACAG CTCCAGCAAACCGTTTAAGTGCAGCGTTTGTAAGCGTGgcttctcctccacctcgtcACTGCAGAGCCACATGCAG GCTCACCGCAAGAATCGAGAGCACCTCGCCCTGAGAAGTGAGAGAGATGGTGGGAAgaagggagcaggaggagatggtGACCTGGAGCACGACCTGTATATGTGTGATTACTGTGAGGAGACATTCAGCCTTACAGATGAGCTGGAGAAACACGTCCTGACCAGACACCCCCAGCTGTCTGACCGAGCCGACTTGCAATGCATCCATTGTCCTGAGATCTTTCTCGACGAGCCTTCTCTCCTCACACATATTGAAACACAGCATGCTAACCGCAAGCACAA ATGTCCTGTGTGCTCAGAACAGTTCCCTTCTGTAGAGGACGTTTACTGCCACCTTGACAGCCATCGCCAGCCTGACTCGTCCATTCACAGCGCTGCTAGTCCTGATCCTGCGCTCGGCAGTGTGGCCTCAATGAGCTCCGCGACTCCAGATTCTAGTGCCAGCCTGGAGAGAGGCTCCACGCCAGACTCTACCCTTAAGCCCGGCCATGGCAGTGAACGAGGTCGCAGAAGAGGCACAGAGTCCGTGGACGACATCGGGATTAGCCTAGTTCATCAAGGTGGAG TGGGAGGGGGGAACTGGGGTAAAGTGACCTACTCCTGCCCCTACTGCTCGAAGAGAGACTTCCACAGCCTGGCCGTGTTGGAGATCCATTTGAAGACCATCCATGCAGATAAGCCGCAGCAGAGTCACACATGTCACCTGTGCTTGGAAACACTGCCAACCCTTTACAACCTCAACGAACATGTGCGCAAAGCTCACCGCGGCAGTGGAGGAAGTGTTGGAACAGCGGCAGCGACTTTTCCCCTGTTGCAGTTTACTAATGTCACAGCGTTTCACTGTAACTACTGCCCAGACATGTTTGGTGACATCAACTCTCTTCAAGAACACATCAGAGTGTCGCACTGCCTACCTGGTGGGATTGTGGCAGGATCCACAACATTAG AGGGAAACCATGCCTTCTTCTGCAACCAGTGCTCTATGGGGTTCTTGACGGAGACCTCATTGACCGAACATATTCAGCAGACGCACTGCAACTCAGCCACGGGGGGCGGAGCTTCGTCCGGAGGAGCCGTGGCCAAACTGGAGTCTCCTGTACTGCAGTCTGCATCTCAATCTTTCATGGAG GTTTACTCCTGCCCTTACTGCACCAATTCTCCAATCTTCGGCTCACTCCTCAAGCTCACCAAGCATATAAAGGAGAACCACAAGAACATCCCGCTGGCCAACAACAAGCGGCAGGCAAAGGTCGCAGACCTCAGCCCGGCCTCCTCGGATGTAGAGATCTCCTCCCCGAAACGCCACAGACTGGGAGGGGACTCCACACCCTCCATGGGGAGCAACGGGGACTACCCTTGCAACCAGTGTGACCTGCGGTTTGCGAGCTTTGAGGGTTTCCAGGCCCACCTGAAGTCCCACCTGGAGATGCTGCTGAGGCGCCAGTCCTGCCCTCAGTGCAACAAGGAGGACTTTGAATCCCAGGAGGCATTGCTTCAACACTTAACAGTGCACTACACCACCACGTCCAcccagtatgtgtgtgagagctgtGATAAGCAGTTCTCCTCAGTTGATGACCTGCAGAAACACCTGCTGGACATGCACACATTTGTCCTTTACCACTGCACGCTCTGCCAGGAGGTCTTTGACTCCAAGGTCTCCATTCAG GTACATTTGGCGGTAAAACATAGCAATGAGAAGAAGCTGTTTCGCTGCACAGCGTGTGCCTGGGACTTCAGGAAGGAGGCGGACCTTCAGCTCCATGTTAAGCATAATCACCTGGGACAGAGGTCAGGCCTCCCAGGTGGGCTCGGGACAG GGCTCAAGCCTCGTAAGTGCATCTTCTGTGGAGAGACGTTTGGAACCGAGGTGGAGCTCCAATGCCACATCACCACACACAGCAAGAAGTTCACATGTCGCTTCTGCGGCAAAGCGTTCCATGCCCTCTCACTGCTGGAGAGACACCTGAGGGAGAAGCACTGTATCTTCGAGGGTGGCAACATCACTGGCAATGGAGGTGGTACAGGGAGCAGCGGGAGTCAGAACGGGACACCCAATGGGCTGGCGACGTCCTCtaagcgaggaggaggaggaggaggaagtggtggAAATGGAGGTGCGGGAGGCATTGAGAGAGCAACAGTGGCAGCTGCTGAACAAGCTGACCTGCAGAACATGTTGCTGAAGAGTGGAggggttggaggaggaggagccggTCAGGGGGGAGATACAGTCAACAGCCATGAGGCGAGCGGAGGTGAGGAAGAGCTGGACAATTCAGAGCCCATGTATGCCTGTGATATCTGTGGTGCAGCCTACACCATGGAGTCCCTGCTACAGAACCACCGGCTGCGTGACCACAACATTCGACCCGGAGATGATGACGCct GTTCTCGAAAGAAGAAGGCAGACTTCATCAAGGGGAACCACAAGTGCAACGTGTGCTCCAGAACATTCTTCTCTGAGAGCGGCCTTCGTGAGCACGCTCAGACACACCGCGGCCCAGCCAAACACTACATGTGTCCGATATGTGGCGAGCGCTTCCCCTCTCTGCTCACCCTCACCGAACACAAG gtgacCCACAGTAAGAGCCTGGACACAGGAACCTGTCGAATCTGTAAGATGCCGCTGCAGAGCGAGGAGGAGTTTATAGAGCACTGCCAGATGCACCCTGACCTCCGCAACTCGCTCACCGGCTTCCGCTGCGTCGTCTGCATGCAGACGGTCACCTCCACCCTTGAGCTGAAGATCCACGGCACCTTCCACATGCAGAAGCTCTCCACTGGTTCTGGACTTTCAGGAACTGTAGGAGGGAATGGaattggaggaggaggagcagggggaaATGGCTCAGCTTCGTCGTCCCCTAACGGGCAGCTTCAGCAGCATAAGCTGTATAAATGCGCCTTCTGCCTAAAAGAGTTCAAGAACAAAGGGGAGCTAGTGAAGCTGGATGTCAACGGCCTGCCTTATGGCCTCTGTGCCGGCTGCATGAGCAG GGGTACAAACGGCCAAAGCCCCAGCCAAGGAGGAGCTGCAACGCCCGGGGATACGCAGGGAGAGAAGGCCCTGGCCGGGCTGCGGTGTCCGGAGTGTGGGGTGAAGTTTGAAAGCCTGGAGGATTTGGAGAGCCACGTTCAGACAGATCACCCCGAGGTCAGCCCTGAAACCAGCGCATCAGGAAAGAAGGCTGAGGCTTCACCTGCACCTAAG aaaaagaCCTACCAGTGTATTAAATGCCAAATGACATttgagacggagagagagatcCAGATTCACGTCGCTAATCACATGATCG AAGAGCCCACCTGTCGGCAAG